In a genomic window of Xenopus laevis strain J_2021 chromosome 5S, Xenopus_laevis_v10.1, whole genome shotgun sequence:
- the LOC121394229 gene encoding uncharacterized protein LOC121394229 — protein MAAVCAQESGGSFRPVAYFSKVMPLPVQGMPACLRALAASAMAVELSQSVTIGHNTILHTSHQVTHLLKNITTQHMTSQRLSGYEVILLGTANLQIKYAINTQGPAAILHALLHLSDPTNAFILDPHDCVESIHYSTSPRLYPTDTPLSHATNVFVDGSCSRPSDDTYKAAYSVVQLPNIVLETKSIPVNSAQAAELIALTRACHLFANRPVNIFSDSRYAFGVVHDFGKIWQQRGYVTADGKSIAHPALIHNLLQAIQLPSEIAIIHCRAHTNRTDEISLGNALADQVAKTTASSATPTVIPMFLHTPPSCPDSQILQYLQTFATQTDLHFWEQQNLTLDQFGLYSIQGKVGIPENSLPLLISQAHGIGHRSSKLTLAEMQKHFIAKNLRQHCSTFVKTCLTCLRANTKYTKICLPQLHLFLTGKLILLIFLRLANYRNICSFLPTISLAG, from the coding sequence ATGGCTGCGGTCTGTGCTCAAGAATCTGGGGGAAGTTTTCGTCCTGTGGCCTATTTTTCCAAAGTAATGCCGCTTCCGGTACAGGGGATGCCGGCGTGTCTCAGAGCTTTAGCAGCTAGTGCTATGGCTGTTGAACTGTCACAGTCTGTCACAATAGGCCACAATACTATTTTGCACACCTCACATCAGGTTACACACCTATTGAAGAACATTACCACCCAACACATGACCTCCCAAAGATTAAGTGGCTATGAAGTTATTCTATTAGGTACTGCAAATTTACAGATCAAATACGCAATCAACACTCAAGGGCCTGCTGCCATACTGCATGCTCTATTACATCTGTCTGACCCTACTAATGCTTTTATACTCGATCCTCATGACTGTGTTGAATCTATCCACTACTCTACCTCACCTCGACTCTATCCAACTGACACTCCTTTGTCACATGCTACTAACGTTTTTGTTGATGGTTCCTGCTCCAGGCCTTCCGATGACACCTACAAAGCAGCATATTCAGTTGTCCAACTCCCTAATATTGTACTCGAGACTAAGTCTATCCCTGTTAATTCTGCACAAGCAGCAGAACTTATAGCACTCACCAGGGCCTGTCACTTGTTTGCCAACCGCCCCGTTAATATATTCAGTGACAGTAGATACGCTTTTGGGGTAGTTCATGATTTTGGCAAAATTTGGCAACAAAGAGGTTATGTTACTGCAGATGGGAAATCCATCGCACACCCTGCCCTCATTCATAATCTTTTACAGGCCATCCAACTTCCTTCCGAAATTGCAATTATCCATTGCAGGGCACATACCAACAGAACTGATGAGATTTCCCTCGGTAATGCCCTAGCAGACCAGGTTGCCAAAACTACTGCATCCTCTGCCACTCCCACTGTCATCCCCATGTTTCTCCACACACCTCCGAGTTGTCCAGACAGTCAAATTCTACagtatttgcaaacatttgccaCTCAGACTGACCTGCATTTTTGGGAACAGCAAAATCTTACCCTTGACCAGTTTGGTCTTTATTCCATCCAAGGCAAAGTGGGTATCCCCGAAAACAGTCTACCCCTACTTATCTCTCAAGCTCACGGCATTGGCCATAGGAGTTCTAAGCTCACTTTGGctgaaatgcaaaaacatttcatCGCAAAGAATCTCAGACAGCATTGTTCTACCTTTGTTAAAACTTGCCTCACCTGTCTTAGGGCCAACACAAAGtacaccaaaatttgcctcccccAATTGCACCTTTTTCTCACTGGCAAGTTGATTTTACTCATATTCCTAAGATTGGCAAACTACAGGAATATTTGCTCGTTTTTACCGACCATTTCTCTCGCTGGGTAG